One region of Mucilaginibacter gotjawali genomic DNA includes:
- a CDS encoding 2-oxoisovalerate dehydrogenase, translating to MNEVFFLIEEALEGGYIAKAIGESIFTEAETMDELKTNIREAVHCHFDDDKLPKIIRLHLVKEEVIAV from the coding sequence ATGAATGAAGTATTTTTCTTAATAGAGGAGGCTTTAGAAGGAGGCTATATCGCCAAAGCCATCGGCGAATCTATATTTACTGAAGCTGAAACAATGGATGAATTGAAAACCAACATCCGAGAGGCAGTCCACTGCCATTTTGATGACGACAAATTACCTAAGATCATCCGCTTGCATTTGGTTAAAGAAGAAGTTATTGCCGTGTAA
- a CDS encoding type II toxin-antitoxin system HicA family toxin, translated as MKTPRNLSAQELIKILAKYGYEITRQKGSHIRLVKQSEKGSHYVTIPNHNPIKLGTLSSIISDIADNLGINKEDFFN; from the coding sequence ATGAAAACACCCAGAAACCTATCTGCACAGGAACTAATAAAAATATTAGCCAAATATGGATATGAAATTACCAGGCAAAAAGGAAGTCATATACGATTAGTGAAACAATCAGAAAAGGGCAGTCACTACGTAACTATCCCAAATCATAACCCAATAAAATTGGGAACATTGTCATCCATTATATCCGATATTGCCGATAACCTGGGTATCAATAAAGAAGATTTTTTTAATTAA
- a CDS encoding YciI family protein, protein MEKKYYFLKLVPRRPTFAQDMTPDERAIMMQHVAYWKKFLDEGKVLVYGPVMDPQAVYGMGIVMTDDEEEVKALIAGDPASQINTYEYYPMRAVVKG, encoded by the coding sequence ATGGAAAAAAAATATTATTTCCTGAAACTGGTTCCCCGCCGCCCGACATTTGCCCAGGATATGACACCTGATGAGCGGGCGATCATGATGCAGCATGTTGCCTATTGGAAGAAATTTCTGGATGAGGGGAAAGTACTCGTCTACGGCCCGGTGATGGACCCGCAGGCAGTTTACGGCATGGGTATAGTAATGACAGACGACGAGGAAGAAGTAAAAGCCCTGATCGCCGGTGACCCGGCCTCGCAAATAAACACCTATGAATATTACCCGATGCGGGCGGTGGTGAAGGGGTGA